In the Mya arenaria isolate MELC-2E11 chromosome 11, ASM2691426v1 genome, one interval contains:
- the LOC128207864 gene encoding uncharacterized protein LOC128207864, translating to MGVAERFKGSGVFAKVSLGMLLLAAMFAWIAFTCTGWGRTDTPGALADTYFGLWRICTDAIPFPNCRPTDGWARDWWAATQALVTIGFLGINVSLCLLIVYMFIPSCLKNHEVAMATAIVAIVTGALYLIGVIVFGANFKEDYIDFLGPLSGERYRLGYAFALSIVALVLEIAGGVMVLLDRKVAQPGTAPAS from the exons ATGGGTGTGGCTGAGAGATTTAAGGGGTCGGGCGTGTTCGCTAAGGTGAGTTTAGGGATGCTGCTGCTGGCGGCCATGTTCGCGTGGATCGCGTTCACATGCACCGGTTGGGGACGGACCGACACACCGGGCGCACTGGCGGACACGTATTTTGGACTGTGGCGCATCTGCACGGATGCTATTCCCTTCCCGAACTGCCGACCCACGGATGGCTGGGCCAGAG ACTGGTGGGCAGCCACCCAGGCCTTGGTGACAATCGGATTTCTCGGCATCAACGTGTCCCTATGCCTGCTCATCGTATACATGTTCATCCCCAGCTGCCTAAAGAACCAcgaggttgccatggcaaccgcaATCGTCGCCATTGTTACAG GCGCGCTGTACCTGATCGGTGTAATTGTGTTTGGCGCCAATTTCAAAGAGGACTACATTGACTTCCTTGGTCCCCTTTCCGGTGAGCGGTACCGGCTCGGGTACGCGTTTGCACTGTCTATCGTGGCACTCGTGCTGGAGATCGCAGGGGGCGTCATGGTGCTGCTGGACCGAAAAGTGGCTCAGCCAGGAACCGCCCCCGCTTCATAA